The following are encoded together in the Leptospira langatensis genome:
- the mdoH gene encoding glucans biosynthesis glucosyltransferase MdoH codes for MSSESFSSSLPAPEAILKEAFDSRKFTYRRLGFVGVLGLLSLFGVYLEYRFLQINGISPLEWATLLLFCMLFPLLAFGATTAIFGAMQRVRGGDPTRISGLIADQKTDPKDLPPTAVVIPIHCEDVARVTAGLESMMKSAGLVGLGKNLDFFLLSDTTDPDVWLQEEKAFSKLSRKPETKGRVYYRKRRINLNKKSGNIADFCRRWGRRYRYMIVLDADSLLTGECMLNLVRLMEAVPNAGIIQTVPKIIRGRSLFQRLAQFGTWLGNPIFGAGSYYWQVFSGPFWGHNAIVRLKPFMEHCGLPGLPGEGAIGGKILSHDTVEAALIRKAGYTVWFAYDLEGSYEECPPNVLESLQRDNRWCQGNLQHFWFLFVGGLRISSRIHILLGILSYASSLLWALMLIATSFTVMADTDYYRLASVPEEWVKFQESLYLPVFYGLQAYTILILFMPRILSFIDGLFFRRRESGIGVFSFILSFFVEFIQSVILAPAYMVQYTRFLWMTFLNRKIEWGPQNRDPARGMDKMAAARVLLPQAFYGIGISVWLFVYYPILFYWLLPITGGWLLSYFWSVWTSSPSQGEVWKKKGLLLTPEETKDNPILSDTEKLEKEYSNFLKGMEAGSGVFLSVADPMLFRFHTSRLRTRKRESVARQKYMDGLALSWKEEGPDSLNRKELSRLLWDKRTLTDLHRWFWEADLTQAHFWWKERFLEYQTRLRTEQIESWFQGK; via the coding sequence ATGAGTTCGGAAAGTTTCTCTTCTTCTCTTCCCGCTCCGGAAGCGATCTTAAAAGAAGCTTTCGATTCCAGGAAATTCACATATAGAAGATTGGGCTTTGTCGGAGTACTCGGCCTACTTTCGCTCTTCGGAGTTTATTTAGAATATCGTTTTTTACAGATCAATGGGATTTCTCCTTTGGAATGGGCGACCCTTCTTCTATTCTGTATGCTCTTTCCTTTATTGGCATTCGGAGCGACCACCGCGATCTTCGGAGCTATGCAAAGAGTGAGAGGTGGAGATCCCACAAGGATCTCGGGACTCATCGCCGATCAAAAGACGGACCCGAAAGATCTTCCTCCGACTGCTGTAGTCATTCCGATTCATTGCGAAGATGTCGCCAGGGTCACAGCAGGATTAGAATCCATGATGAAGTCCGCAGGATTGGTGGGCTTAGGGAAAAACCTAGACTTCTTCTTGCTATCCGATACGACGGACCCGGATGTTTGGCTCCAAGAAGAGAAGGCATTCTCCAAACTGTCACGAAAACCGGAGACCAAGGGAAGAGTATATTATAGAAAACGCAGGATCAATCTGAACAAGAAGTCCGGGAACATAGCGGACTTTTGCAGAAGGTGGGGAAGACGTTATCGATACATGATCGTATTGGATGCGGACAGTCTACTTACCGGAGAATGTATGCTGAATTTGGTGCGCTTGATGGAAGCGGTGCCTAACGCAGGAATTATCCAAACCGTTCCAAAGATCATCCGAGGTAGAAGCTTATTCCAAAGGTTGGCTCAATTCGGCACATGGCTCGGAAATCCTATCTTCGGAGCAGGATCGTATTATTGGCAGGTATTCTCCGGACCTTTTTGGGGCCATAATGCGATCGTCCGATTAAAACCGTTTATGGAACATTGCGGACTCCCTGGATTGCCTGGAGAAGGAGCTATCGGGGGAAAGATCCTTTCTCATGATACTGTTGAGGCCGCATTGATTAGAAAAGCTGGATATACCGTATGGTTCGCATATGATCTAGAAGGCTCGTACGAAGAATGTCCTCCGAACGTCTTGGAAAGTCTGCAGAGGGACAATCGTTGGTGCCAAGGAAATCTTCAACATTTCTGGTTCTTATTCGTGGGAGGCTTGAGGATCTCGAGCAGGATCCATATTTTACTCGGGATACTGTCTTACGCAAGCTCCCTTCTCTGGGCCTTGATGTTGATCGCTACCAGCTTTACGGTTATGGCGGATACGGATTATTATCGTTTGGCTTCCGTTCCGGAGGAATGGGTAAAATTCCAGGAGAGTCTCTATCTTCCGGTCTTTTATGGTTTGCAAGCTTATACGATACTGATCCTATTCATGCCGAGAATATTATCTTTTATTGATGGACTATTTTTTAGGAGAAGGGAGAGCGGGATCGGTGTCTTTTCTTTTATTCTTTCCTTCTTCGTGGAATTTATCCAGTCCGTGATCTTGGCTCCGGCGTATATGGTCCAATACACTCGTTTTCTGTGGATGACATTTTTGAATCGCAAGATCGAATGGGGACCTCAGAACCGGGACCCGGCTAGAGGAATGGATAAAATGGCCGCTGCCAGGGTACTTCTTCCCCAGGCTTTTTATGGGATCGGGATCTCCGTTTGGCTATTCGTATATTATCCGATCTTATTCTATTGGCTTCTTCCGATCACCGGAGGATGGCTTTTGTCCTATTTTTGGTCCGTCTGGACTTCTTCTCCTTCTCAAGGAGAAGTATGGAAGAAGAAGGGACTTCTCTTAACACCGGAAGAAACGAAAGATAACCCGATCCTTTCAGACACGGAGAAACTGGAAAAAGAATATTCAAATTTTCTAAAGGGAATGGAAGCGGGCAGTGGGGTCTTTCTCTCCGTTGCAGATCCGATGCTATTCCGATTCCATACATCCCGCTTAAGAACTCGCAAGCGGGAATCTGTAGCGAGGCAAAAGTATATGGACGGCTTGGCCCTTTCTTGGAAAGAAGAAGGGCCCGATTCGCTCAATAGAAAGGAACTGAGTCGTCTTCTTTGGGATAAACGAACTCTTACCGATTTGCATCGCTGGTTTTGGGAAGCGGATCTAACGCAGGCCCATTTTTGGTGGAAAGAACGATTCCTGGAATACCAGACTCGATTGAGGACGGAACAGATCGAGTCGTGGTTTCAAGGAAAATAA
- the cfa gene encoding cyclopropane fatty acyl phospholipid synthase, producing MWKDKVRGKVEELFEKAGIQFEGNSEWDIHVKDDRLFGKILSDGSLGLGEAYMNGWFECERFDETVYRLFNNGIEKAAKAWGNIFLYLQAIAINQQSKSRAFVIGERHYDLGNDLFELMLDKEMVYSCAYWKNAKSLDQAQEDKMDLICRKLELQPGMRILDIGCGWGGLARHAAKHYGTEVTGISVSKEQLQLASEKSKGLKIDYQFKDYRDVNEKFDAVVSVGQMEHVGYKNYKIYMETIFRSLRDKGLVLLHTIGSNTSDKVCDPWISKYIFPNSHLPSAAQITKAGENLFVLEDLHNFGPDYDKTLMAWYNNFEKNWAKIQKKYGERFYRMWRFYLLSCAGAFRSRRIQLWQFVFSKGAREEVYQAVR from the coding sequence ATGTGGAAGGATAAAGTACGTGGTAAAGTAGAAGAGCTATTTGAAAAAGCAGGGATACAATTCGAAGGAAACTCCGAATGGGACATTCATGTTAAGGACGATAGACTCTTTGGAAAGATCTTAAGCGACGGCTCTCTCGGCTTAGGGGAGGCCTATATGAACGGTTGGTTCGAATGTGAACGTTTCGACGAGACCGTTTATCGATTGTTTAACAATGGAATCGAGAAAGCCGCAAAAGCTTGGGGGAATATTTTTCTCTACTTACAAGCAATTGCGATCAATCAACAATCTAAAAGCAGAGCTTTCGTAATCGGTGAAAGACATTACGATCTAGGTAACGATCTCTTTGAGCTGATGCTGGATAAGGAAATGGTCTACTCCTGTGCATATTGGAAAAACGCAAAAAGCCTGGACCAAGCGCAAGAAGATAAGATGGATCTGATCTGTAGGAAGTTAGAACTACAGCCAGGAATGAGGATCCTAGATATAGGATGCGGCTGGGGAGGTTTAGCGAGACACGCTGCAAAACATTATGGCACAGAAGTGACTGGGATCAGCGTTTCCAAAGAGCAATTGCAATTGGCTTCCGAAAAATCGAAAGGGCTCAAGATCGATTATCAGTTCAAGGATTATCGGGACGTAAACGAGAAATTTGACGCAGTGGTATCCGTCGGTCAAATGGAACATGTCGGATATAAGAATTACAAAATATATATGGAGACTATCTTTCGATCTTTGAGAGATAAGGGACTAGTCCTTCTTCATACAATAGGTTCGAATACTTCGGACAAGGTATGCGATCCATGGATCTCTAAGTATATTTTCCCGAATTCCCATCTTCCTTCTGCGGCCCAGATCACGAAAGCTGGAGAGAATCTATTCGTATTGGAAGATCTTCACAATTTCGGTCCCGACTACGATAAGACCCTGATGGCTTGGTACAATAATTTTGAAAAGAATTGGGCCAAGATCCAGAAGAAGTACGGAGAAAGATTCTACAGAATGTGGAGATTCTATCTTCTGAGTTGTGCCGGTGCATTTCGATCCCGCCGGATCCAACTCTGGCAGTTCGTATTTTCCAAGGGCGCCAGGGAGGAAGTATATCAGGCAGTTCGGTAG
- a CDS encoding glycosyl transferase, whose translation MSNIKISAYISGHGFGHISRSLEALSNILLLRPDWSVRIISPRGEEFARSLDDKGLWGRVKDRFSFESEKPDVGIIQRDSLGMDLEATKSEIEIFRKNKESFLDKQTKSLRAETPDLIWSDSSSLPFCLSSSLHIPSLFLGNFTWDFIYSKYEDPIFRSFSQELKEEYENCDLGLVLPLSCPITSIRNTREIGLLGRKPNLDKESARRYYGFEEGIQYYLFSFGAYGIDPTQFDWKNWDPSKKRIVVGGVEWKGENHLGLVSIPKCHYPDLLRACDFVLTKPGYGILSEAYFAGTPVLYTDRGDFPEYPYLVKELGSKFNSAYISHNNIYSFHWDPSSRKAIENQPKPDPRFEKNAIYDILNFIEELIS comes from the coding sequence ATGAGTAACATCAAGATTTCGGCATATATTAGTGGACATGGGTTCGGCCATATCAGCCGATCCTTAGAGGCACTCAGTAATATACTTTTACTCAGACCGGATTGGTCTGTCCGGATCATCTCTCCGAGAGGAGAAGAATTTGCAAGATCTCTGGACGATAAAGGACTCTGGGGAAGAGTAAAAGACAGATTCAGCTTTGAATCCGAGAAACCCGACGTGGGGATCATCCAAAGAGATTCGCTCGGAATGGATCTGGAAGCTACCAAATCGGAGATCGAGATCTTTCGAAAGAACAAGGAATCTTTTTTAGACAAGCAAACGAAGAGTCTCCGAGCCGAGACTCCGGATTTGATCTGGTCTGATTCTTCTTCTCTTCCGTTTTGTTTATCATCTTCTTTGCATATTCCATCTTTGTTTTTGGGAAATTTCACCTGGGACTTTATTTACTCGAAATATGAGGATCCGATATTCCGATCCTTCTCCCAAGAATTGAAAGAAGAATATGAAAACTGTGATCTGGGACTCGTGCTTCCACTCTCTTGTCCTATCACTTCTATCCGGAATACAAGAGAGATAGGATTGCTCGGTCGTAAGCCGAATCTGGACAAAGAATCCGCTCGTAGATATTACGGCTTCGAAGAAGGAATTCAATACTACTTATTCTCTTTCGGTGCCTATGGGATCGATCCGACCCAATTCGATTGGAAAAATTGGGATCCATCTAAAAAACGGATCGTAGTAGGAGGGGTCGAATGGAAAGGGGAAAATCATTTGGGACTAGTCTCCATTCCCAAATGCCATTATCCCGATCTTCTCCGTGCCTGCGATTTCGTATTAACGAAACCGGGCTATGGGATCTTAAGCGAAGCTTACTTTGCCGGCACACCCGTTTTGTATACGGATAGAGGTGATTTCCCTGAGTATCCTTATTTAGTGAAAGAGTTAGGATCCAAATTCAATTCGGCCTACATTTCGCATAACAATATCTATTCTTTCCACTGGGATCCTTCTTCTCGTAAAGCGATCGAGAATCAACCCAAGCCGGACCCTAGATTCGAAAAGAACGCGATCTATGACATATTAAATTTCATAGAAGAGCTCATATCTTAA
- a CDS encoding NmrA family NAD(P)-binding protein, which yields MGKPKILVTGATGRTGAIVLKELQDAGYPVRAMVRTEDTRTRLLRAQGVEIAVADMCDPEAVAAALQGVQRAYYLPPVDPAMLQGATVFATAAKEARLEHIVLMTQWLSSPTHPSLSTRHHWLIDRIFRMIPEIGLTIVNPGFFADIPYLSALAPAVYFGIFPWPFGKGLNAPPSVDDIGRVAAAALMDPSRHAGQIYRPTGPELLSGQDMAATLSRFLGRKVKLAPTPPEIFLKAARLEGNPISVVSVMKNYIEDARRGAFQVGAPTDHVRRVTGRDPETFEMVARRYAALPRFNRSPLNYLKEIFQFAITPFVPLPFSRYEAGLGISRPAKPKFSIDSQIWLAEHSNVKS from the coding sequence ATGGGTAAACCAAAAATTTTAGTAACGGGCGCGACAGGTAGGACTGGAGCCATCGTCCTTAAAGAACTACAAGACGCAGGGTATCCGGTGCGAGCAATGGTACGGACGGAGGATACACGAACTCGCCTACTTCGAGCTCAGGGAGTTGAGATTGCAGTAGCAGATATGTGTGATCCAGAGGCTGTTGCGGCGGCTCTTCAAGGTGTGCAGCGCGCTTATTATTTGCCCCCGGTCGATCCAGCAATGCTTCAGGGAGCTACAGTGTTTGCGACAGCCGCGAAAGAGGCTCGTCTTGAACATATAGTGCTTATGACACAATGGCTTTCTAGTCCGACTCATCCTTCGCTTTCCACTCGTCACCACTGGTTGATTGATCGGATTTTTAGAATGATCCCCGAGATTGGACTAACGATCGTGAATCCAGGCTTCTTTGCGGATATACCATATCTATCTGCACTCGCCCCGGCCGTCTACTTCGGCATATTTCCCTGGCCGTTTGGCAAAGGCTTGAATGCCCCTCCTTCCGTTGATGATATCGGCCGAGTTGCAGCCGCTGCTCTAATGGATCCGAGTCGGCATGCTGGACAAATATACAGACCAACAGGTCCAGAACTATTGTCCGGGCAAGATATGGCGGCAACACTCAGTAGGTTTCTTGGACGCAAAGTGAAGTTGGCTCCAACCCCTCCGGAGATCTTCCTAAAAGCAGCGCGCCTCGAGGGTAATCCCATTTCTGTCGTAAGTGTTATGAAGAATTATATCGAGGATGCTCGTCGAGGAGCTTTCCAAGTGGGAGCCCCTACGGATCACGTTCGACGGGTAACAGGTCGTGACCCCGAAACATTCGAGATGGTGGCCCGACGATACGCTGCCCTTCCTCGTTTCAATCGATCCCCACTCAACTACTTAAAGGAAATATTTCAGTTTGCAATTACACCGTTCGTACCTCTTCCGTTCTCTCGATATGAGGCAGGTTTAGGAATTTCACGTCCGGCGAAACCAAAGTTTTCGATAGATTCACAGATCTGGTTAGCAGAACATAGTAACGTCAAAAGTTAA
- a CDS encoding YciI family protein, with protein sequence MKFFLIEIEYVAPIEKIDEVTPAHREFLQVQYDIGVLLLSGPKVPRIGGMIIAKSSSQEELLDMMKDDPFLKQNCVKYNYKEFVPAKYQVFLKDWLSHSFEKTI encoded by the coding sequence ATGAAATTTTTCCTGATCGAAATAGAATACGTCGCCCCAATCGAAAAAATAGATGAGGTCACGCCTGCCCATAGGGAATTCCTGCAAGTCCAGTATGATATAGGCGTATTGCTTTTATCCGGTCCGAAAGTTCCAAGGATCGGAGGAATGATCATCGCTAAGTCCTCTTCTCAAGAAGAATTGCTGGACATGATGAAGGATGATCCTTTCCTCAAACAAAATTGCGTGAAGTATAATTATAAGGAGTTCGTCCCGGCTAAGTATCAAGTTTTCCTAAAGGACTGGCTCAGCCATTCATTTGAAAAAACCATTTAA
- a CDS encoding TetR/AcrR family transcriptional regulator — translation MASRQIRAKGLVGPAVPALMKASGLTHGGFYKHFASRDNLIVEAVEESFQELTDIFIKAATASGEGWRGIVNTYLSLERCDRIDTGCPIAALAPELARAKSNIKNRSVLAIIKFRQDVLPLMPGKSASEKEKNFFIIMSSMAGAVIVARTIPDQKVREGILNSVRDFLLDSFRSF, via the coding sequence ATGGCTTCTCGTCAAATCCGAGCTAAAGGTCTCGTAGGACCGGCCGTCCCAGCCTTGATGAAAGCCTCCGGTTTAACGCACGGAGGCTTCTATAAGCATTTCGCAAGTCGCGACAATTTAATTGTAGAGGCTGTTGAGGAAAGCTTTCAGGAACTCACAGACATTTTTATTAAAGCCGCAACTGCATCAGGCGAAGGCTGGAGAGGGATAGTAAATACTTATTTGTCACTGGAACGTTGTGATCGAATAGATACCGGTTGCCCGATCGCCGCCCTTGCTCCGGAACTTGCCCGAGCCAAATCTAATATCAAGAACCGTAGCGTGTTAGCTATTATCAAATTTCGTCAGGATGTCTTGCCTCTCATGCCTGGAAAAAGTGCTTCGGAAAAGGAAAAAAACTTCTTTATCATTATGTCTTCCATGGCGGGAGCTGTCATTGTCGCGCGAACTATACCCGATCAAAAAGTTAGGGAAGGGATTCTGAATTCCGTTCGAGACTTTTTGCTTGACAGCTTCCGTTCTTTTTAA
- a CDS encoding TetR/AcrR family transcriptional regulator codes for MPEKKKKQQYHHGDLKRACIRAALKIIREKGEQSLSLREVAKKLGVSHGAPYKHFASKEELIEEIVSEGFRLFLEYLIRWRSVENQKAEVSCRIMGHAYLDFSLDHPDFYGMMFAYKHHSAPDNTQNEEQARETFKELVTMVQVMQEKELFISEDPLKISVFIWTSLHGFCSLLQNDKLDFLKIDKVSAHKSLDEILDKMFFALKPISK; via the coding sequence ATGCCTGAAAAGAAAAAAAAACAGCAATACCATCACGGCGATCTAAAGAGGGCGTGTATCCGAGCGGCCCTTAAAATCATCCGAGAGAAAGGCGAGCAAAGCCTAAGCTTAAGAGAAGTTGCAAAAAAACTTGGAGTCTCTCACGGAGCTCCGTATAAACATTTCGCTTCAAAAGAGGAATTGATAGAGGAAATTGTAAGCGAAGGATTTCGATTGTTTTTAGAGTATTTGATCCGATGGAGATCCGTCGAAAATCAGAAGGCAGAGGTTTCTTGTAGGATCATGGGGCATGCTTATTTAGATTTTTCTTTGGATCATCCTGACTTTTACGGAATGATGTTCGCCTATAAGCACCATTCCGCTCCAGATAATACTCAAAATGAAGAACAGGCACGGGAAACCTTTAAAGAGCTCGTCACTATGGTGCAGGTCATGCAAGAAAAAGAACTCTTTATCAGTGAAGATCCTCTAAAAATATCCGTGTTTATTTGGACAAGCCTCCACGGTTTCTGCTCCTTATTACAGAATGACAAGCTGGATTTCCTAAAAATCGATAAAGTGTCCGCACACAAATCTTTAGATGAGATCTTAGATAAGATGTTTTTTGCTCTAAAACCGATTTCCAAATAA
- a CDS encoding efflux RND transporter periplasmic adaptor subunit, whose product MQTIKSFIIPLIITLCISLIAGCKKRQPKKNQAGQFVKVIAVESVAPEKGYPTFGKIVPAFGRTKYKFSPNASTEFDLNVDVPPEILSAVPLRSEVKVKLPLTNSVPVSGIVLSKSENRLLVRFRFQGRSIDESGAEVLFPPYIKSKFFALPIGSVIGPEGKNPYVFKIQDGKAIKLKIEPQGIYENKALVSGPFQRGDEIAVEGMENLADGEDVRVLK is encoded by the coding sequence ATGCAAACAATTAAATCGTTCATAATCCCACTTATTATAACTCTTTGCATTTCTCTGATTGCTGGTTGCAAGAAGAGACAGCCGAAGAAGAACCAAGCCGGTCAATTCGTTAAGGTTATCGCGGTCGAATCCGTAGCTCCCGAAAAAGGTTATCCTACTTTCGGCAAGATCGTACCTGCCTTCGGAAGAACAAAGTATAAATTCTCTCCGAATGCGTCGACCGAATTCGATCTGAACGTGGATGTTCCTCCTGAGATACTATCTGCAGTGCCTTTAAGATCCGAGGTAAAAGTCAAATTGCCTTTAACGAATTCTGTACCAGTATCAGGAATCGTTCTCTCTAAGAGCGAGAACCGTTTATTGGTGAGATTCAGATTTCAAGGGCGAAGCATTGATGAATCCGGAGCCGAGGTTCTATTCCCGCCATATATCAAAAGTAAATTCTTTGCACTGCCTATTGGGAGCGTAATCGGTCCGGAGGGAAAGAATCCTTATGTATTCAAGATCCAGGATGGCAAGGCGATTAAATTAAAAATAGAGCCACAAGGGATTTATGAAAACAAAGCATTGGTCTCGGGTCCATTTCAAAGAGGAGACGAGATTGCGGTAGAGGGAATGGAAAATCTCGCGGATGGCGAAGATGTGAGGGTATTGAAATGA